A portion of the Meriones unguiculatus strain TT.TT164.6M chromosome 11, Bangor_MerUng_6.1, whole genome shotgun sequence genome contains these proteins:
- the C1qtnf2 gene encoding complement C1q tumor necrosis factor-related protein 2 isoform X1, with translation MTVFKKVTTMLSWVLLACALPCAADPMLGAFARRDFQKGGPQLVCSLPGPQGPPGPPGAPGTSGMVGRMGFPGKDGQDGQDGDRGDSGEEGPPGRTGNRGKQGPKGKAGAIGRAGPRGPKGVSGTPGKHGVPGKKGPKGKKGEPGLPGPCSCGSSRAKSAFSVAVTKSYPRERLPIKFDKILMNEGGHYNASSGKFVCSVPGIYYFTYDITLANKHLAIGLVHNGQYRIRTFDANTGNHDVASGSTILALKEGDEVWLQIFYSEQNGLFYDPYWTDSLFTGFLIYADQGDPNEV, from the exons ATGacagtttttaaaaag GTGACCACCATGCTCTCCTGGGTGCTCTTGGCCTGTGCCCTTCCATGTGCTGCTGACCCGATGCTTGGAGCCTTTGCTCGGAGGGACTTCCAGAAGGGTGGCCCTCAACTAGTTTGCAGCCTGCCTGGTCCCCAAGGCCCGCCTGGCCCGCCAGGAGCACCAGGAACCTCAGGAATGGTGGGAAGAATGGGTTTTCCTGGTAAAGATGGCCAAGACGGCCAGGACGGAGACCGTGGGGACAGTGGAGAAGAAG GTCCACCTGGCCGGACAGGCAACCGTGGAAAACAAGGACCAAAGGGCAAAGCTGGGGCTATTGGACGGGCTGGCCCTCGCGGACCCAAGGGGGTCAGTGGTACCCCCGGGAAACATGGCGTACCAGGCAAGAAGGGACCCAAGGGCAAGAAAGGAGAACCCGGGCTCCCAGGCCCCTGCAGCTGCGGCAGTAGCCGTGCCAAGTCAGCCTTCTCGGTGGCGGTGACCAAGAGCTACCCACGGGAGCGACTGCCCATCAAGTTCGACAAGATTCTGATGAACGAGGGTGGCCACTACAACGCATCCAGCGGCAAGTTCGTCTGCAGCGTGCCTGGGATCTACTACTTCACCTACGACATTACTCTGGCCAACAAACACCTGGCCATCGGCCTGGTGCACAATGGCCAGTACCGCATTCGGACTTTTGACGCCAACACCGGCAACCATGACGTGGCCTCGGGTTCCACCATCCTAGCTCTCAAGGAGGGTGACGAAGTCTGGCTGCAGATCTTCTACTCAGAGCAGAACGGACTCTTCTATGACCCTTACTGGACCGACAGCCTCTTCACGGGCTTCCTTATCTACGCTGACCAAGGGGACCCCAACGAGGTCTAG
- the C1qtnf2 gene encoding complement C1q tumor necrosis factor-related protein 2 isoform X2 — MLSWVLLACALPCAADPMLGAFARRDFQKGGPQLVCSLPGPQGPPGPPGAPGTSGMVGRMGFPGKDGQDGQDGDRGDSGEEGPPGRTGNRGKQGPKGKAGAIGRAGPRGPKGVSGTPGKHGVPGKKGPKGKKGEPGLPGPCSCGSSRAKSAFSVAVTKSYPRERLPIKFDKILMNEGGHYNASSGKFVCSVPGIYYFTYDITLANKHLAIGLVHNGQYRIRTFDANTGNHDVASGSTILALKEGDEVWLQIFYSEQNGLFYDPYWTDSLFTGFLIYADQGDPNEV; from the exons ATGCTCTCCTGGGTGCTCTTGGCCTGTGCCCTTCCATGTGCTGCTGACCCGATGCTTGGAGCCTTTGCTCGGAGGGACTTCCAGAAGGGTGGCCCTCAACTAGTTTGCAGCCTGCCTGGTCCCCAAGGCCCGCCTGGCCCGCCAGGAGCACCAGGAACCTCAGGAATGGTGGGAAGAATGGGTTTTCCTGGTAAAGATGGCCAAGACGGCCAGGACGGAGACCGTGGGGACAGTGGAGAAGAAG GTCCACCTGGCCGGACAGGCAACCGTGGAAAACAAGGACCAAAGGGCAAAGCTGGGGCTATTGGACGGGCTGGCCCTCGCGGACCCAAGGGGGTCAGTGGTACCCCCGGGAAACATGGCGTACCAGGCAAGAAGGGACCCAAGGGCAAGAAAGGAGAACCCGGGCTCCCAGGCCCCTGCAGCTGCGGCAGTAGCCGTGCCAAGTCAGCCTTCTCGGTGGCGGTGACCAAGAGCTACCCACGGGAGCGACTGCCCATCAAGTTCGACAAGATTCTGATGAACGAGGGTGGCCACTACAACGCATCCAGCGGCAAGTTCGTCTGCAGCGTGCCTGGGATCTACTACTTCACCTACGACATTACTCTGGCCAACAAACACCTGGCCATCGGCCTGGTGCACAATGGCCAGTACCGCATTCGGACTTTTGACGCCAACACCGGCAACCATGACGTGGCCTCGGGTTCCACCATCCTAGCTCTCAAGGAGGGTGACGAAGTCTGGCTGCAGATCTTCTACTCAGAGCAGAACGGACTCTTCTATGACCCTTACTGGACCGACAGCCTCTTCACGGGCTTCCTTATCTACGCTGACCAAGGGGACCCCAACGAGGTCTAG